The Nitrospirota bacterium genome contains a region encoding:
- a CDS encoding transposase: protein MPRIARAVAVGIPHHITQRGNYRQIVFETDDDYRQYLEWLNYYS, encoded by the coding sequence ATGCCGAGGATCGCGAGAGCGGTGGCGGTTGGGATACCGCATCATATAACTCAGCGTGGCAACTATCGTCAGATCGTCTTTGAAACTGACGATGACTATAGACAGTATCTGGAGTGGCTGAACTATTACAGCG